The Gracilibacillus caseinilyticus genome segment GCTGCAACAACGAAAGGCTAGATTGTCCAGTATCACAACGAAAGAAATATTCGAATGTGCTAGTGAAGGGGATCCAGATTGTCAGGCATTACTGCAGTATGTCTTCGATGTACTTGGTTTTTCACTAGCGAATGTAGCTGCAACTGTGAATCCTGCTAAAATATTAATTGGTGGTGGTGTATCAAAAGCAGGAGATGCTTTGTTGAAACCTGTAAAAGCTGCATTTGAGAAATATGCACTTGCTAGAGCAAATGAGGCTTGCACATTCGGAATTGCAGAACTAGGAAATAATGCAGGCGTGTACGGTGGTGCATACCTTGTGTTACAAAACAATTAAAAAAATGCATCTGACGTGAAATTCGTAAATTAATTGTAACTTTTTTTAAGATTTATGAAACTTTTATGTGATATCTTTCGTCTATAATAAATAGATATAGAAAAATAGAGATAGAGATTCAGGGTAATCATTTTGAGGAGGATATAGAAATGAATATGAAAAAGCTGCACATGCCATTATATATAATCGCAGCCTTATTATTTGGTCTAAAAACGTATATCATTTATCGATTTATATTCGATATAACACTTGAGAACACAATGCAGGAATTCATTTTAATAATCAACCCGTTTGTTACGGCGTTTTTTATTTTTGTTCTTAGTATATTTTTCAATGAGAGAAGACAATTAAAATACATTAAGTATGCTATGTTACTAGGGTCATTGATTCTGTTTTTCAATATTGTATTTTTCCGGAACTTCTCAGATTTTATAACAATTCCATTATTATTTCAGGGAAGCAATGCTGCTGACTTAGGAAGCAGTGTATTAGGTTTAATCGAAGGATGGGACATTGCCTTATTCCTGGATGTCGCTATCGTATGGATATTAGCGAGAAAATATGGTACAACATTAACATCATCATTCTCTAAACGGTATAAGCGACTAGCGATTGTTTTGTCTTTACTAATGATGGCGGGTAATTTTACTTTAGCTGAAATTGAGCGTCCTCAGCTGTTTCAACGTACGTTTGACCGAGAATATTTAGTGAAGAACATTGGTATTTTTAACTACCATATTTATGATGCAATCTTGCATTCAAAGTCCAAAGCACAGCGTGTTTTTGCAGATGGAAATGAGTTAACGGAAATCTCTGATTATATGAAAGAAGAAACAACTACTTCAGGTAGTGAAGAAATGGAAGGTATTGCAAAAGGTAAGAACGTTATTTTTGTCTCTTTGGAATCCTTGCAAAGTTTCGTGATTAACAACAAGATGAATGGCGAAGAAGTAACACCTTTCTTAAATGATTTAATTGGAGACAGTTATTATTTTGAAAACTTCTACCATCAGACAGAGCAAGGGAAAACGTCTGATTCAGAGTTTATTGTTGAAAATTCACTTTACCCATCACCAAGAGGGGCAGTTTATTTCACACATTCATCTAATGATTTTCATTCTTTACCAGAAATTATTGGTAACAATGGATACTATTCAACAGTATTTCATTCGAATAATAAAAGCTTTTGGAACCGAGATGTAATGTATGACAACCTTGGATACGATCATTTTTATTCTGAAACAGCTTTTGAAGTAACAGAAGAAAATTCAGTGGGCTGGGGCCTAAAAGACAAACCTTTCTTTAAACAGTCGATGAAATATTTACAACAACTGAACCAAAAGGAACAACCTTTCTATGCTAAATTTATTACGTTAACAAACCACTATCCATTTGAACTAAGCGAAGAGGATGCTACTATCGATCCATATGATTCTAACTCAAATACGTTGAATCATTACTTCCAGACAGTTCGTTATATGGATGAAGCAGTAGAAGAATTTTTCAATCATCTGAAGGAAACAGGTGTATATGAAGATTCAATCATCATTTTAATGGGGGATCACTATGGTATTAGTGATTTTCATAAGAAAGCAATGAGTCAATATCTAGATAAGGAATATACAGATTTTCAGCACGTACAGTTACAACGAGTACCGTTTATTGTCCATATTCCAGGTGAAGAAGGCAAAACATTTTCGAAGGTTGCTGGTCAAATCGATGTAAAACCAACTATTCTTAACCTATTAGGAATTGATGATAGTAATGACCTGTCATTCGGTACTGATTTATTCAGCGACGATCGTAAAGATTACGTAGCATTACGTGATGGTAGCTTTATTACGGATGATTATGTCTATACCAAAGATCAATGCTATAACAAGGATACTGGTGAATTAATAGAAGGTAACATCGAATCCAGTGACGACGAAGAAGCCAGTGCGTGTGGACCATATATGGAACAAGTAAATAAGGAACTTAATTATTCAGACCAAATTGTGTTTGGGGATCTATTCCGCTTTTATGACTTTGGTGATGAAGAATAAACAATAAAAAAAGGATGAACATAGCGTTCATCCTTTTTTGTGGCTCTATTATATATGTTGGGGTTTGAAAAAATTAAGCATAATAAAACACGCAAGCTCCTATATCCTTTACACTTGAATGGACTAGAAACAAACCAAAGGGATAGGAGATGCGTGTACATGCAGTTTAACATGAATTTACCAGGATTAGAAAGTGTTATTGTTACTAAGATGGAGGAGTTGGAGGGGGACTTTTACTTACATATAAAGTTGCCTGTTAAGAAACACCGTTGTCCTGCTTGTGGGGAAAGAACAAGCCACGTCCATGACTATAGAATACAAAAGGTACAACACTTAAAGCTCTTTGAACGAACATCTTATCTGTTTTATAGGAAGCGAAGATACGTTTGTACTTGTGGAAAGAGGTTTCCTGAGAAAAACCAAGTTGTAGGGCGATATCAAAGACATTCAAAGGAATGGAATCAAGCCCTAGGGCTTCGTGTTATCCAGGGGAAAAACTTTAAAGATACTGCTGGTCAGTTCAGAACTTCTCAAACAACAGCTATTCGTCGATTTGATCAACTAGCAGCTACTAGTTTAAAAGAAGTGGACACGTTACCACCAGTAATAGCTATCGATGAATATAAAGGGGATACAACAGAAGGTAAATACCAAGTAATCATCGCAAATGGAGAAACAGGTGTCCCGCTTGATATATTACCGAATCGCTCTGTACGTACGATTAAAAAGTACTTAGCCAAAAAAGGATCTCAAGTAAAGATGGTTGTCATGGATATGAGCTATAGCTTTAAGTCAGCAGTTCAAAAGGCTTTGGGGAACCCCATCATCATTGCAGATCGCTTCCACTTTTGTCGGTATATTTATTGGGCTTTAGAACGAGTGAGAAGACGTGTTCAAAAAGAATTCCATGATTACGACCGCAAAAAGTGCAAGCGTATGAAACACATTTTTTATAAACGATATGAAGAACTGAGTAGTAAGCAACACTGGTATTTAGACAGATATTTAGGCTTGTCGGAGGATTTACGACAGGCCTATGGTTTAAAGGAAGCATTCCGCTCCTGGTTTGAAGGAGCGAAAAAGGTTGGAACAAAAGATTTAGGTGAAGTAAAACAAGGACTGTATAACTATTACAAACAGGTAGAAAAAGCAGGACTAGATGAGTTCATCAAAGCCGCTGGTACACTCAAGAACTGGCAAGCAGAAGTTTTAAATAGTTTTTGCCTTTGACTACAACACTGGATTTGTGGAGGGCCTAAATAACCAAACAAAGGTTATTAAACGTAATGCATTTGGCTTTAAACGATACGATCGATTAAGGTTACGTGTATTACTGCATCATCAATTTAAAAACCTAGATTTTCAAGTTGGTTAAGGGATAGGAGCAAAGATTCCTACCCCAACATTTGACGCAGAACCTTTTTTGTATGCAAAGAAAGCACATAATCACAGTCATTAGGGAGAATTTCAGTAGTGCATCGCGCTCAAGCTTGAAAAGAATTCTTATAAAATGGATTATGTAAAATGGTACTGAATAACACTGTGGTAATTTTGATATGTGTACAGTGGTTAGTAAAGCTCCTGAAATTCGCTCCGCGTCCTGTGGGTGTGGGGCGCGAATTCAGCTAGGCTACTACTTGCAATGCTTCCCTGCTGCTCCTAGCTTCACAGCACATGAATCATTTCAAAATTACCGCTAAGCAGTTAGTTGACATAATCCATATTATACGTAGCATTCTTTATATACACTAAAGTTAGTAAGGGGTTGGCGGATTTGGCAAGTAATATGTTGCTGATGCTCAGCCCGAATGATATGAAGTGATTTTTTAATAAAAAAGAACAAGCTAGACTATTGTCGAACTTGTTCTTTTATGTAGGTGCATTCATAAGAAAGTAAATTGCTTAAGAATGCGTTTTAATTTTGAAATAATGGATGAATCAATTCCCAATATAATGTTGCAATGGAAAAGAATCCAAATACCAGTGTGGCAAGACCCGCAAATGCGACACCGAACATATTTTGCTTTTTCAATTCACGAAAAACTGCTAAAGCACAAAGGATTGTAACTACTAAAATAATAAATCCTAATTCCATTTTTTCCCCTCCTTACATCCAGTCCATCATTTTCATTCTACAACTGTTAACGTTATAATATGTATTAATAGATAATTCATACTTATTTTAAAACATAAAATGGATTTTGTCTATTAAAAGATGGGTAAGAGAAAGGATGTAATCGTAATGAATGTTGAACAGATGCCACTAGGCCCACTATCTACTAATTGCTATTTGGTTGTACAGGACAAAGAAGTAGTGATC includes the following:
- a CDS encoding DUF2759 domain-containing protein, encoding MELGFIILVVTILCALAVFRELKKQNMFGVAFAGLATLVFGFFSIATLYWELIHPLFQN
- a CDS encoding LTA synthase family protein, whose amino-acid sequence is MNMKKLHMPLYIIAALLFGLKTYIIYRFIFDITLENTMQEFILIINPFVTAFFIFVLSIFFNERRQLKYIKYAMLLGSLILFFNIVFFRNFSDFITIPLLFQGSNAADLGSSVLGLIEGWDIALFLDVAIVWILARKYGTTLTSSFSKRYKRLAIVLSLLMMAGNFTLAEIERPQLFQRTFDREYLVKNIGIFNYHIYDAILHSKSKAQRVFADGNELTEISDYMKEETTTSGSEEMEGIAKGKNVIFVSLESLQSFVINNKMNGEEVTPFLNDLIGDSYYFENFYHQTEQGKTSDSEFIVENSLYPSPRGAVYFTHSSNDFHSLPEIIGNNGYYSTVFHSNNKSFWNRDVMYDNLGYDHFYSETAFEVTEENSVGWGLKDKPFFKQSMKYLQQLNQKEQPFYAKFITLTNHYPFELSEEDATIDPYDSNSNTLNHYFQTVRYMDEAVEEFFNHLKETGVYEDSIIILMGDHYGISDFHKKAMSQYLDKEYTDFQHVQLQRVPFIVHIPGEEGKTFSKVAGQIDVKPTILNLLGIDDSNDLSFGTDLFSDDRKDYVALRDGSFITDDYVYTKDQCYNKDTGELIEGNIESSDDEEASACGPYMEQVNKELNYSDQIVFGDLFRFYDFGDEE